In Argiope bruennichi chromosome 4, qqArgBrue1.1, whole genome shotgun sequence, a single window of DNA contains:
- the LOC129966587 gene encoding troponin I-like isoform X3, with product MCFQERKRVQEEKERKKAEVRARLEAAAQAKKGGKKGFMTPARKKKLRTLLRKKAAEELKKEQERKAEERRRTINERCGPSKNLDGINEAALQAICKEYHQRIMKLEDAKYDLEYAVRQKEFVINELNMQVNDLRGKFIKPPLKKVSRFEYGKFEKLMRAAKKADHSFRANLKSVGPSTKFKLDEDVKEKPEKPEWAAK from the exons ATGTGTTTTCAGGAACGAAAGAGGGTGCAGGAGGAAAAGGAGAGGAAGAAAGCCGAGGTGCGAGCCCGGCTTGAGGCCGCTGCCCAGGCTAAGAAGGGTGGCAAGAAAGGTTTCATGACCCCCGCCCGTAAGAAGAAACTAAGG acCCTTTTGAGGAAAAAAGCCGCCGAAGAATTGAAGAAGGAACAGGAAAGGAAAGCAGAAGAGAGGAGGAGGACCATCAACGAGAGGTGCGGGCCTTCTAAGAACCTTGACGGCATCAATGAAG CTGCCCTGCAGGCCATCTGCAAAGAGTACCATCAGAGGATCATGAAGCTAGAAGACGctaaatatgatttggaatacgCTGTTAGACAGAAGGAATTTGTG ATCAACGAATTGAACATGCAAGTCAACGATTTGCGAGGAAAATT caTCAAACCACCTCTTAAGAAAGTATCCAGATTCGAATACGGAAA ATTCGAGAAACTGATGCGAGCAGCCAAGAAGGCTGATCACAGCTTCCGAGCCAACCTGAAATCTGTTGGACCTTCCACCAAGTTCAAGCTTGATGAGGATGTTAAGgag AAACCGGAAAAGCCCGAATGGGCCGCCAAGTAA
- the LOC129966587 gene encoding troponin I-like isoform X1, whose amino-acid sequence MCFQERKRVQEEKERKKAEVRARLEAAAQAKKGGKKGFMTPARKKKLRTLLRKKAAEELKKEQERKAEERRRTINERCGPSKNLDGINEAALQAICKEYHQRIMKLEDAKYDLEYAVRQKEFVINELNMQVNDLRGKFIKPPLKKVSRFEYGKFEKLMRAAKKADHSFRANLKSVGPSTKFKLDEDVKEAKPDWALGAKKEEKAEE is encoded by the exons ATGTGTTTTCAGGAACGAAAGAGGGTGCAGGAGGAAAAGGAGAGGAAGAAAGCCGAGGTGCGAGCCCGGCTTGAGGCCGCTGCCCAGGCTAAGAAGGGTGGCAAGAAAGGTTTCATGACCCCCGCCCGTAAGAAGAAACTAAGG acCCTTTTGAGGAAAAAAGCCGCCGAAGAATTGAAGAAGGAACAGGAAAGGAAAGCAGAAGAGAGGAGGAGGACCATCAACGAGAGGTGCGGGCCTTCTAAGAACCTTGACGGCATCAATGAAG CTGCCCTGCAGGCCATCTGCAAAGAGTACCATCAGAGGATCATGAAGCTAGAAGACGctaaatatgatttggaatacgCTGTTAGACAGAAGGAATTTGTG ATCAACGAATTGAACATGCAAGTCAACGATTTGCGAGGAAAATT caTCAAACCACCTCTTAAGAAAGTATCCAGATTCGAATACGGAAA ATTCGAGAAACTGATGCGAGCAGCCAAGAAGGCTGATCACAGCTTCCGAGCCAACCTGAAATCTGTTGGACCTTCCACCAAGTTCAAGCTTGATGAGGATGTTAAGgag gCCAAACCCGACTGGGCTTTGGGAGCCAAGAAGGAGGAGAAAGCAGAAGAATAA
- the LOC129966587 gene encoding troponin I-like isoform X2 encodes MCFQERKRVQEEKERKKAEVRARLEAAAQAKKGGKKGFMTPARKKKLRTLLRKKAAEELKKEQERKAEERRRTINERCGPSKNLDGINEAELMQICKEYHDRIAKLESEKFDMEFDSRHKEYKINELNMQVNDLRGKFIKPPLKKVSRFEYGKFEKLMRAAKKADHSFRANLKSVGPSTKFKLDEDVKEAKPDWALGAKKEEKAEE; translated from the exons ATGTGTTTTCAGGAACGAAAGAGGGTGCAGGAGGAAAAGGAGAGGAAGAAAGCCGAGGTGCGAGCCCGGCTTGAGGCCGCTGCCCAGGCTAAGAAGGGTGGCAAGAAAGGTTTCATGACCCCCGCCCGTAAGAAGAAACTAAGG acCCTTTTGAGGAAAAAAGCCGCCGAAGAATTGAAGAAGGAACAGGAAAGGAAAGCAGAAGAGAGGAGGAGGACCATCAACGAGAGGTGCGGGCCTTCTAAGAACCTTGACGGCATCAATGAAG CCGAACTAATGCAAATCTGCAAAGAATATCATGACAGAATTGCTAAACTGGAGAGTGAAAAATTCGACATGGAATTTGACTCAAGGCACAAAGAATATAAG ATCAACGAATTGAACATGCAAGTCAACGATTTGCGAGGAAAATT caTCAAACCACCTCTTAAGAAAGTATCCAGATTCGAATACGGAAA ATTCGAGAAACTGATGCGAGCAGCCAAGAAGGCTGATCACAGCTTCCGAGCCAACCTGAAATCTGTTGGACCTTCCACCAAGTTCAAGCTTGATGAGGATGTTAAGgag gCCAAACCCGACTGGGCTTTGGGAGCCAAGAAGGAGGAGAAAGCAGAAGAATAA